The Arachis ipaensis cultivar K30076 chromosome B05, Araip1.1, whole genome shotgun sequence nucleotide sequence attaacatgaataagtgagtgaaggattgaataaatcacttaaattaggcacaaaatatatcataaaatatgagtttatcaGTATCCATCCAAAAGACAATAGTATTCATGCCCGGCAAGCCTCTCCAACATTTGATCCATAAAGGGCAGAGGAAAATGGTCCTTCCTTGTGGCTTCATTGAGCttcctataatctatgcacatgcgtcacccagtcactgttcttgtGTGTCTCaattcatttgtttcattaggcacaacagtgattcctcctttcttaggaattacTTGCACTGGGCTTATCCAAGGGCTGCCTGAGATTGGGTATATCACCtctgcttgccacaatttcagcacttctttttgaaccacttcattcattgtTGGATTTAACCTTCTTTGTGGTTGTCTTGAGGGCTTGGAACCTTCCTCAagaaggattttatgcatgcacattgaaggactaatCCCTTTTAAATCTGAAAGTGTTcatcctatggcatccttgtgttgtctcagcacaTTGATCAGctcttcttcttgatcttcattcAAGCTTGAATTAATGATGACTGGATATGTGTCATTGTCACCCAAGTAGGCATACTTCAAGCTTGGAGGCATGGTTTTCAACTCTAGCTTTGGTGCCTCCATTTCCCTTTTGCTTGCCTTGTCTAGCATGATTGAGTCTTCTATGCTCTCTTGTAGTGGTTCACCACATGATGCTTGTTGATCTTGCTCCATTATttcttcacattgttcttcttttAAAACTCCTTGAACTAGTTTTTCCATTGTGTCCACCATCATGCATTTGCCAATGGACTCCTGTGGGTAGCTCATTGCTTTGAACACATTGAAAACCATATTCTCTTCATGCAGTCTTAAGACTAACTCTCCTTTTTGAACATCAATTATGGCTCCAG carries:
- the LOC107640818 gene encoding uncharacterized protein LOC107640818; protein product: MVLTEECSAIIQKKLPQKMKDPRSFQIPCIIGEINIEKALCDLGASINLMSLTMMKRMRIEEAKLTRMTLQLADRTLKFPHGVVEDLLVKVGEFIFPADFFVLDMKEQANTSIILGRSFLAIAGAIIDVQKGELVLRLHEENMVFNVFKAMSYPQESIGKCMMVDTMEKLVQGVLKEEQCEEIMEQDQQASCGEPLQESIEDSIMLDKASKREMEAPKLELKTMPPSLKYAYLGDNDTYPVIINSSLNEDQEEELINVLRQHKDAIG